CTTCTCAGCCGATCTTGAAGCCGCCGTTGCTGTGCAGCAGTTGTCCATTGATCCAGGAACCCGCGTCGGAGAACAGGAATCGCACCAGGTTCGCCGTGTCCTGGGCTGTCCCGAGCCGTCCGGCCGCGGTCTCCCTCAGGCACCACGCTCGCACCTCGTCACTCATCCAGCCGGTGTCCACGGGGCCTGGATTGATCACGTTCGCGCGCACTCCGCGGTCCGCCAGCTCGGTGGCCGCCGCGATCACGATGCGGTCCAGGGCGCCTTTGCTGGCCCCGTAGGGGAGGTTGTAGGCCACGTGATCACTCGTCAGCGCGACGATCCGGGCTTGCGTCCGCCCAAGGGTCTCGACCACCGGCAGCCGGTCGGCGAACGCTTTGATGAGAAGCCAGCTCGCCCGGGCATTGACCGCGAAGTGGCGGTCCCAGCTCTCCAGGCCGGTGTCCAGAAGGGCGCTTTCCACCGACTCGCAATGGGACAGGACCAGCCCCGTCAGAGGTCCGAGCCGATCCGTGGCATCCCGGATGAGAATCGCCGGCACCTCCGGGTCGCTGAGGTCCCCGGGAAGCAGCTCGACGGCGGCGCCCAGCGCGCGGCACTCGTCCGCGACAGCGGCCGGGGCGTCGGCGTCGGCCTCCAGTCCGAGGCGCTCGTCGTAGGGGGTCCAGTAGTTGAGGGCCAGGTCCCACCCTTCCTCAGCCAGGGCCACGGCAAGAGCGGCGCCGATCGATTGCCGTCGCCCGACGCCGGTGATCAGGGCGAGGGGGCGCTGTTCACTGTTCATGCACCGACTCTAGGGTCCGCTTCGCCGGCTGACCACCCGGGCGGGCCGGCCGTGACGGTCGATGGCGACGCGCCCCTTCGGCGGCCGGAACGACCCTGGGAGCGAGGGTCCTCCGCGGTCAGGAGGAAGGTGGCAGCAAGGAGCGGATCAGTTCTTCGACGCGTGCCCGGATCTCCTCGCGGATCGGCCTGACCGCCTCCGCCCCCTGTCCGGCCGGGTCCTCCAGGACCCAGTCCTCGTAGCGTTTGCCGGGGTAGAAGGGGCAGCTGTCGCCACAGCCCATGGTGACGACGACATCGGATTCCCTGACGGCTTCAGTGGTGAGCACCTTCGGCACCTCCGCCGACACGTCGATTCCCACCTCGGACATGACTTCGACGACGGCGGGGTTGACCGCGTCTGCAGGCTGGGAGCCGGCGGAGCGCACCTCGACGGCGCCGCCGGAGAGATGCGTGAGGAAGGCCGCGGCCATCTGGGAACGGCCGGCGTTGTGAACGCAGACGAAGAGCACGGAGGGCCGGGAGGCGCTCGCTGGAGAGGTCATGGCAGGAGTCCTAGGGTTTCAGGGGAATTCGGGAGGGAGATCCAGGGAGAAGAGGGTCGAGAGCTCCACTGTCTCAGAACAGCGAATACCTGAGTGAGGTGAACTCTTCAGAACAGAGTGACCAGCTCAGACCAGTGGCCGTCTCAAAACAGTGACCGCCTCAAAACAGTGATCCCGACTCCTTGAGCAGGGCGGGGGAGTTGTTGCGGACATTGCCGACCGCCGGATCCGCGCGGTCCAGGACCCACTGTGAGGCTTGCTCGTGGCCCCTGGCGCGGACGGCTTCGAGCAATCCCGCGCCGTCCTGTTCGGCGGGATTCAACCATTCGGCCAGAGAATCCCGGCTCAGCGCGAGAGGCAGGCGGTCATGCAGCCTCCCGAGCTCCGCCAGCACGGGAACTTCGTGGTCGGGCGCGGGGGCTGCCATGGTCAGAATCGACGTGGAGAGCAGCCAGGCATCGGGAGCCCCCTCCTCCTTACTCACATCCCGCCACCATTCATAGAGCCCAGCGAAGGCGAGCAGGCTCCCGTCCGCCGGGTGGACGTAGAAGGGCTGCTTCGTGGATCCCGATCCCTTCAGCCATTCGAAATACCCTTCGGCGGGTACTGCGCACCGGCGGGCCTTAAGAGCCGAACGGAAGGTCGGCTTCTCGGCGGCCGTTTCGCTCCGCGCATTGAAGGACCGGACCCCGACGGATTCGTCCTTGGCCCAGCGGGGCACGAGCCCCCAATGCGCGATGTGTATCCGGCGATGAAGTTCACCGTCGACCAACCGCTCCAGCACGATGGGCACGTCACTGGTGGGCGGGATGTTCCACGATGGGGGAAGAACCCGCTCTTCTGCGAAATGATCGGCTTCGAACTCCGCAGCGAGATCCTCCGCGCTCTGGGCCATGACATAGCGTCCGCACATGTGCCCAGCATAGGTCTGTCACCGGAGGAGCCGTGCTGGTCGACTCCTTCATGTGGACAGACTTGGTGCCGGCCGGCTGACAAGCACCGCAGCGCCCTCGATTTGTGCTCGATCCCGTGGATGTGTAGAGTAGATCGGGTTGCCGGGCCGGTTGTGCTGGTTCTGGTGGCGGTCTTCGATTCTCATTCCTTTGATTTCATTCACCATTTTCGGGTGCTTTTTTGTGGTGCCCGGGGTGTTTGTTTTTGTGAATTCGAATTCTGGTTGGATGGTTTATCCGGCCGGGGAGCGGATTTGCGAAAGGGAAAGCGGATGGGTTAGGATTGAAGGGTTGCGGCGGGAAAGCCTGGAGGAATTGCTCCGGTGAGTATCGCAGAGCAGTCTGTTGTTTGAGAACTCAATAG
The nucleotide sequence above comes from Arthrobacter woluwensis. Encoded proteins:
- a CDS encoding SDR family oxidoreductase — protein: MNSEQRPLALITGVGRRQSIGAALAVALAEEGWDLALNYWTPYDERLGLEADADAPAAVADECRALGAAVELLPGDLSDPEVPAILIRDATDRLGPLTGLVLSHCESVESALLDTGLESWDRHFAVNARASWLLIKAFADRLPVVETLGRTQARIVALTSDHVAYNLPYGASKGALDRIVIAAATELADRGVRANVINPGPVDTGWMSDEVRAWCLRETAAGRLGTAQDTANLVRFLFSDAGSWINGQLLHSNGGFKIG
- a CDS encoding arsenate reductase ArsC; the protein is MTSPASASRPSVLFVCVHNAGRSQMAAAFLTHLSGGAVEVRSAGSQPADAVNPAVVEVMSEVGIDVSAEVPKVLTTEAVRESDVVVTMGCGDSCPFYPGKRYEDWVLEDPAGQGAEAVRPIREEIRARVEELIRSLLPPSS
- a CDS encoding SOS response-associated peptidase, whose protein sequence is MCGRYVMAQSAEDLAAEFEADHFAEERVLPPSWNIPPTSDVPIVLERLVDGELHRRIHIAHWGLVPRWAKDESVGVRSFNARSETAAEKPTFRSALKARRCAVPAEGYFEWLKGSGSTKQPFYVHPADGSLLAFAGLYEWWRDVSKEEGAPDAWLLSTSILTMAAPAPDHEVPVLAELGRLHDRLPLALSRDSLAEWLNPAEQDGAGLLEAVRARGHEQASQWVLDRADPAVGNVRNNSPALLKESGSLF